A stretch of the Methanosarcinales archaeon genome encodes the following:
- a CDS encoding DUF2283 domain-containing protein, protein MDKIKVILNREPNTLDVWFDDAEKEFICEETGEEIILKKDKDNKVIGFEKLNLLTDKTGNIPIEVLTT, encoded by the coding sequence ATGGATAAAATAAAAGTAATTCTCAACCGGGAACCAAACACACTGGATGTGTGGTTTGATGATGCTGAAAAAGAATTCATCTGTGAGGAAACAGGTGAAGAAATAATTTTAAAAAAGGACAAAGATAACAAGGTCATCGGATTTGAAAAGTTGAACCTTCTTACCGATAAAACGGGAAATATCCCTATTGAAGTACTCACTACGTAA